Proteins from a genomic interval of Syngnathoides biaculeatus isolate LvHL_M chromosome 23, ASM1980259v1, whole genome shotgun sequence:
- the ppp2r5a gene encoding serine/threonine-protein phosphatase 2A 56 kDa regulatory subunit alpha isoform, whose product MSAISAAEKVDGFTRKSVRKAQKQRKSPSSSQYRTQTAPVELSSLPQLKDAPSTEQQKLFTQKLQQCCMLFDFLDSVTDLKSKEIKRATLNELVDYVSTNRGVLVESAYPEITAMISTNIFRTLAPSDNPDFDPEEDEPTLEASWPHIQLVYEFLLRFLENPDFQPTIAKRYIDQKFVLQLLELFDSEDPRERDFLKTILHRIYGKFLGLRAFIRKQINNIFLRFIYETEHFNGVAELLEILGSIINGFALPLKAEHKQFLMKVLIPLHTAKGLALFHAQLAYCVVQFLEKDPTLTEPVIRGLLKFWPKTCSQKEVMFLGEIEEILDVIEPTQFKKIQEPLFKQISRCVANPHFQVAERALYFWNNEYILSLIEENIDKVLPIMFCSLYRISKEHWNPTIVALVYNVLKTLMEMNCTLFDELTSSYKSDRQREKKKEQERDELWRKLDELRLSNSTLKQNNSHKLLSVQNNNKSSNNNNNNNQDRADYASNMGHGSQ is encoded by the exons ACGCTCCCTCCACTGAGCAGCAGAAACTTTTCACCCAGAAACTCCAGCAGTGCTGCATGCTGTTTGACTTCTTGGACTCTGTGACGGATCTGAAGAGCAAGGAGATCAAGAGAGCCACATTGAATGAGCTGGTGGACTATGTGTCCACCAACAGAGGAGTGCTTGTTGAATCTGCATACCCGGAGATCACCGCTATG ATAAGCACAAACATATTCCGTACACTTGCACCGAGTGACAACCCAGATTTTGACCCGGAGGAGGACGAACCCACTCTCGAAGCTTCATGGCCTCATATCCAA CTCGTCTATGAGTTTCTATTGCGATTTCTTGAGAATCCGGACTTCCAGCCCACTATTGCGAAACGCTACATTGATCAGAAATTTGTACTCCAG CTTCTGGAACTGTTCGACAGTGAGGATCCAAGGGAAAGGGACTTCCTGAAGACCATCCTGCATCGGATCTACGGAAAGTTCCTCGGATTACGAGCCTTCATCAGGAAGCAGATTAACAACATCTTCTTGCG GTTCATCTACGAGACTGAACATTTCAACGGAGTTGCCGAGCTCCTAGAAATTCTGGGAAG TATCATCAATGGGTTTGCGCTGCCTTTGAAGGCGGAACACAAACAGTTCCTGATGAAGGTGCTCATCCCGTTACACACAGCCAAGGGACTGGCCCTCTTTCACGCTCAG TTGGCATACTGTGTGGTTCAGTTCCTGGAAAAGGATCCAACACTAACTGAaccg GTGATTCGAGGCTTGCTGAAGTTTTGGCCCAAGACCTGCAGCCAGAAAGAG GTGATGTTCCTGGGTGAGATTGAGGAAATTTTGGATGTCATTGAGCCTACACAGTTCAAGAAAATCCAAGAACCGTTGTTCAAGCAGATCTCCAGATGTGTGGCCAATCCTCACTTTCAG GTAGCAGAGCGTGCACTGTACTTCTGGAATAATGAGTATATTCTCAGTCTCATCGAGGAGAACATCGACAAAGTCCTCCCCATCATGTTCTGTAGCCTGTACAGAATCTCCAAAGAGCACTGGAATCC GACCATCGTAGCTCTGGTCTACAATGTACTGAAGACGTTGATGGAGATGAACTGTACACTCTTTGATGAGCTGACCTCCTCCTATAAATCTGACCGGCAAAG ggagaagaagaaggagcagGAGCGCGATGAGCTGTGGCGGAAGCTGGATGAGCTGAGGCTCAGCAACAGCACTCTGAAACAGAACAACAGCCACAAGCTCCTCAGTGTccagaacaacaacaagagtagcaataataataataataacaaccagGACAGGGCCGATTATGCTTCAAACATGGGTCACGGCAGCCAGTGA